A segment of the Nasonia vitripennis strain AsymCx chromosome 2, Nvit_psr_1.1, whole genome shotgun sequence genome:
CGGCGTTAGAGGCGCAATAAAACGATTAAACGCCTCGATTCGAAAAAGGCAAACCTCGAACAAGCCCGGAGCCAACAATGGGAAAAGAAAGCACAGGTGAAATGGAACATCGAAAATTCCTTCGACAAATTGCCGGCGTTGCGACATCGCTGGACTCAAGACCGGGAGCATCTCGATCCCCCCGACGATGTCGGAGTAATTGAAGCATACCTATAATGAAGCTAATTACTCAACGAGTGCGTCGACGCGTTACGACGAGAGTTTGTTGAAAAACAGTCGGCGGAGTACGTTGACACGGGCGCCGCATTGGTATAGGCAAAATAACCATCCAGCCTCGCGGTGCCAAGGTGTAGCATGAGAATTACAATATCCGCGCGAGTATACGAGGCGTAAGGTCGAGCGCGGATGATGATACATCGTACATTATGCGGAGCATCGGCGAGATGGTGCTTGCCGGCGGCGGGCCCCCCTCGTCATGTGATGGCCTGGTGGGATGGGACCGAGTGGGGGCCTCACGGTGGGGAGCACTTCTATATAAGCGTCGGCGAAGGTGCTCGTCTCTCCATAAGCTAACAGTTTCCTTTAAGCGAGTCATCCAAAGTCCTCGATTGTCTCGTGCGAGCATGAAGGTGAGTCTGCGTTCGTTACGGCTTCCTCTGCCTCCTCTACTCTCTGCGTACCACTACTGCCACTTAAAATAAGCCGCACTCTGTGAATAAGTGAACTTTGTGAGAGAGTCGATGTGCCTGATCGAGCTATCGAGATAGGCGGCGCGTGAAGAAACTCTTCGGTTCGCCTccgggagaaagagagtgtgcagagagagagagagagattagcaTACGTATATGCATTGTGATTCGCGCGGGCGCGCAGAGAAAACCTTGAGTGGATTATCTTTTTCATCGCGCCGTTCTCAACGCGactcttctctttctttcgacGCGCGCTATTGCAGGCCGGACGGGCAATAATGCTTTTCTGTGTTAACGTCTCGGCAGTAAAGGATAATTCGATTTTTATCAGCGGAATTGAATAATCGACTCCCACATCGTCGAGtcagattatttttaaaatcgttTTAAAATCAGCAGCAGCCTCGGCACTTTTCTCGCGCATCcgatcagagagagagagacaataataataacggaGTTGGCTCTCCATATCTTGATTCTCCCACAGATGATGCTGGTGCCGCTACTTATAGTGGCTTTGGCTGCGGTCGCAAGCGCCGAGGTCAGCCAGGCGCGACCCCACAGTAACCGGCCCGGAAGATTCCTCTCCCTGCCAGTGCCACAGAAGTGCGCCAACAGTGAGTTGTTTATTTAACgatatatttcttaaaattgtTCTCCAATTTCAGATCGCTTGTAAATTAATCGCGCCCGCGGCAACAATCCAAGCCGACGACTAATTCTACGGCCTTATTTTACGAGACAAAAcgcgatcttatttttcaccATACTAGCTCTCTCGCCGCGGACAAAAGTTCCATCGCATCAGCCGCGCACAGCGCTGCGTCTCTTGCGCAACTCTGCAGCGCTTCTGCGCAGAGAGCCGACGCCGCCAAAACTTTCATCCTggacacatatatatatatatatatatatatacgcgagcTGCACTTTCGCGAGAGGTGCGCGCGGAGGAATATTTATGAACGGGATTTCTCTTCTTGCTGGATTTGCTGGATTTACGCTATATGGGCGTGGAGCGTGACTGATACACGCAGGCAGAGTCTCGGGCGCGTACAGTTCCGCGGCGTAGAAAGCAAGAGTGCTAATTACGCTGTTTTATCGGGCACTCCGTGTACGCCAGATCCGAGCGATGAAAGTGAAAACTCTGGCATTATGTACGCACTCTTCTCGCTCGATTCGAAGGCAGCTTCCGCGCGCTCATTCGGGAGCCGATCTTCAATCGGCGTCGTCGAACGTAATCGTTGCATAATGCGCCAAGGGAGCCACGAGAGCGTATAACGATCGCGTTCGTCGCCCAATGATTGCTGTACTTTCTAATTTCGCTGGCTATTATACATTTCTATATAGGAATGCGAGGTGTGTTTTCGCATCGCAAACAGCAATTCAGCATTCCGTTTTCAAGGGCTTGATTTTCGGTGGCCCACATACGAGATTCTGTTGAACGAACCAGTTCGAAATCGGACTGGCGATCGTTatgggaaaaaaaaaactttcgcAACGTAGCCGCGCGTCACACTTTGCGCATCGCAAAGGCCAACGACATCGTAAACGAAAAATTACGCCCTCGGCGCGATGCACGCGGTGCGGAATAAAAATGGCCCTTTCTAAAAACGCCGTCGCGCGATTGCGATTGATTTTCATTTCCTTTCACTCGCAGCGGCCTTTCGAAAAACTTTCCCGAAAACGCGCGAAGCCTGCCTAATGAAGAATCGATGGCGCAGCGGAAAGgaaagaaacaaaaacaaacgcCTGCGGAGTGGCTCTCTGCACGTGGGGCTAATGATCCCGTAAGCTGTTATGTTACatacgcgcgcggagagcaaAGACGAAGATACCACCGCAGACGACCCTCGATTATGTAACTCCGAGTGTGCAGGTATAGACGTACATAAGACGCCTGGATCTTTTGACACCTATTACAGCCATCGGGCATCGCGGAGACGGGCGAAAAGCCTGtgtcgacttttttttttttttttttatcatcattattatgCTACACGCGTGTGTTCGACGTGGGAAGAGCGCTCGAGCGCGATATCGTGGGATTGATTGAGGGGTTCGAGCGCATGCCGCCGAGAGTTATTTACGAGCGAGGATAGAATTTGAATGTCTTTCCTGAATTCTCAGCCGCGAAGCTCGCGATCTCTTTCGTTTGCATTCGATGCGAGTTCACACGGGATCGGTATGAATTATGCGTATACCTCACCCAGAAGAGCAAATAAAGGAGGCAATTAACTCGTAAATTTAGCGACTCCATACTACTGATGCAACGACCCGTGTCCCGACGAGAGTTTCGCAACTCTCGGCGTCGCTATACAATCGATAAGCGAATTCGCGCGAAAAAGAGGCACCTtttatacgcgtgtgtgtgtgtgtgtgtgtgtgttgctcGCTTGCGAAATTAACGGTGCCAACGGCCTCTCGCCCGCCAGGGAACGTCTAATAAGGAGACTCCTGTGAGAATTAGCGAGTCCCCTATTTGCTCCGCACGGTTGCGCGAAATTCAAAGATTTTCTAGTAATCTCGAGCGACACGATcggctttccttttttttttctccaaaagACGCGGCTGCTCGTACTCTCGTAAAATCGAAAACGAACAATGGCCGCGAACGAAATTGAAATCGCGCGCCGCAAGCCTGTCAACCACTTTCGCGATGTTGTTGCGCAGACTCTTGTACTTCCTTTCCGTCGCGCGAGTCGATAATTTCCAACTCCTCCGATGATCATACCGGTTCAAAGTTACACTGTGCAGGTGTGGTATACGCGCCGGGGAAAATACCTGCGAGATGACGAAAGCCCTTTTATGTAAGCCATGAGAGGGATGTGCAGCGCCGCGCGAGAGATTACGCGCGATTAATCGAGGAAACGCGCGTAATTGCGGCATTGTGTACAGTCGAATTAATCATACTTATACGCGCGCTCGAGTCGCAGAGAGGCTCCTGCGTTCTACCTCTCGGATATCTCGTTagcgcataattgatttctagGTTAATTGCTCAATAGCGGCTTCGATTTTTCAGCGCACGGCACAATTACGCCCGGGCTTTGAATTGAATTTAGCTGTTTTTACAATTTAACTACGCGTTAACTTTTCCCGGCCCCCGATCGCGCTTCTAATTGTCCGGGACTCATGATCCGAAATAAGAAACCGACGCCCCTTTGTTTACCGGCGGCCGAATCGGCACGCGCCGCCTCTTTCTTCTCGCTTTCTACTTGTACTACCGCTCATCTCGCACACCTGCAGCGGCTTTCGCTCGTTGTTCGTTATCGGCCCACTTATTGCGaccggtatatatatatatacacccgTAGCCGAAATCCGATGGAAAGTCCGGGGGCTTTAATGGAGCAGTTATTTTTGGACGATCCGATTTCGCGCTTCTACTTATCGATTACCAAGTGAAAAGatagatatatatacacgttaTGTGACTTCGCAGTAGAGAATAAAACCTTTTCGAATACGCACTCGTCTTCGTTGCCACATcctcataaaaatataaattaccCCGGAGTTATGTCCTCCGAGGGCGTTTGGCTTTTTTGGCCAATTACGCGGCGCGACGAACGATTGCGAGACGGCCAATTAGTTAGCCAAGAAGTTACGGCCAATCATGCGCCGATTTTTCATGCCCGCTTATATCCGAACCTTTTTTTCCCCCCAATAACGACCGCGCGTATCGGAGGTATACAAGTATAGGTGTGTAGGACACTACTCGTGTGTACATACGTTATCTGCGTACGAGTAACAAAGTTTGCCTTGTTCTTCGACGACGAAGAAACGATATCGTTAGCCGCGAATCGAGAGGTATGGATCGATGAAGCCTCTTATAACGACGCGGCGTCATACGAAGCCTATTGTGCGAGATGATGGTCAACACAATACGGCTGAGGCAAACATGCTAACGATATGCAACGAACGTTCGCGACCCTGATAAAAGACGTAAGCGCGGAGTGACGTGCAAAGAGGAGCCTGTCTTCGACTCGCAATTCGGCAGACGTGTGCTCGAACGTATACGTTCCTGCAGGTAAACAACTCCTCGTCGGccaaaaaaattgaatcaaGCTTTCTATTCGAGAAAAGTGCAAAAGTCGCGAGAAATTCGATAAGCGCGTAGCAAAGGTCGCTGTGTAGCTGCGTACATCGTTTTAAAGCTCGACTGCAGCGGCAGAGAGAACGCGAGTCGAGTCGCGCGTCAATTATTTAAACGCCAGTTGCAGCCCGCTGTCGATGTCCTCCTTCTGGCTTCTCTCCCAAGGATCGGTAAATCGTTATGTTGCGACACATGCGCGCGTATAGGCGCGACTATACGAGTATCCAAGAGTAGCTTGACCCGTGAACTACACAAGGAGAGATGAATGCCGCGAGATATACCTATACCATTATGGAATATGCGGCTGATTATTATGCCATGATTTACACGAGAATCTAGCAAGCACTCGAGCTATCACTCAGACGAGTTCGAACGATCGACTAACGATTGACTCCGAAATTTCAGGGCCCAAGGCGTTCCAGTTCAAGGGCCACAACTACTTCTACAGCGGCCACGTGCCCGCCCACGCGAACCAGAAGGTTGACTGGCTCGACGCCAGGAACATCTGCCGGGAGTACTGCATGGACCTCGTCTCCATGGAGACGCAAGAGGAGAACAACATGATCTTCAGGCTCATCCAGCAGAGTGAGTATACAGCGACGGCTAAAATTTCATTCGCGCTCGGAAGAAATAAGTGCGCAAAAAAGAGACAAGGCCGCGCGCAAACCGCAAGGAACGAGTCCGGAATtagctgaattttttccccGAGTTTATGACAACTCGGATGGCCCTCgtttggagagagagagagagacgttgCGAAATccggagaagaaaaaaaatcaattatcgGATTAGCATCTGAAATTTCCACAAAACGCAGGCAAAAAATCTCCTCCTCTCACTACTCGGCTATATTCCGCAAGCATTTAATATATCACACACGCGACGCTCGAGGCATCGCTTACGTGCGCGATCCTCCAGTCCCCCGGCGTCGTTAATCCTCTCTCTGGCCGGGCCCTAAAGTGTCTTTCTCTCCAGCTCTCGCGACGACGTGACAAACGACTCGTCACACGACACACGGCGCAACATTTCATTATTATATGCTCTTCGGTAATTTATGCGCCGCCGGTACCGAATCCCCCTTGTGTTTTATTTCTGCGGGACGACTTTCTTTACGATATGCTATACGTTATACGGATGCGTCTAACACATCCTCGACCCTGACAACCTTCGTCGGAAGGTCTCAttataatatactttttttcggCTGCCGCGTGTGATTGATCGCGTCGATTCCTGTAACGCGATATACCCCGCATATTCAGGCTTGTGCAACGTCAGCGAGCTTTCGCAACGCGGCGATTTTGCTCGGCTCTCGTGAAATTTCTCACATAAAcgttttttcttctacttGCATCCAGAAAGTTTATCAATCCGATACTAGATTTTCGATTCGCCACAGGAgcccgcgagaaaaaaagaaaagaaacaacGTGGGATTTCGCGTCCAGGACAATTTGAATCGCTGCGGCAGAAGCTCTCCGGCTCATACAGTTGCGCAATGGGAAAACCTACTCGCCTCGATTTTCCTCGAGGCGCCACTTTTgttttcgctcgctcgcagacGAGTCCTTTCCTATTTGCACTTTTATGGGGATGCCCTCCTTTAGGAGATTCGATATCTCCATTCGCGGCAAGATTGATTGTCCCGCGTGCTTTGGACTTTTCTCTCCGTGCCTACGAGTGCATGCTTGATGCCTCGGGACACGTATACAGAGATAAGCGGCGAATGCATTTACGAGAAATTAGCAGAATTTTTATGGCCGCCGGGCAAGTGCGGTAGTTGTTTGCATGTAAATGCGTGTAATGTTTACTCGCAATTGCTTAATAGCCAGGCATCTCTGAGCGCGAGCGTTGAGCAACGGTAAAATAACGATTATATTGTAACGTTGCAGACGACgtgccctacatctggacgTCGGGACGGCTCTGTGACTTCAAGGGCTGCGAGAACCGTCGCGACCTGGAGCCCAAGTCGATCTACGGCTGGTTCTGGTCGGCGAACCGCGAGAAGCTCGCCCCGACGAACAGCGTGCCCGCCGGCTGGGGCTTCAACCCCTGGTCTCAGACCGGACACAAGAAGACCCGCCAGCCCGACAACGCCGAGTTCGACATCAACGGCACCACCGAGTCCTGCCTCTCGGTCCTCAACAACGTCTACAACGACGGCATCGCCTGGCACGACGTCGCCTGCTACCACGAGAAGCCCTTCGTCTGCGAGGACAGCGACGAGCTGCTGAACTACGTGGCCAGCACCAACCGCGGAATCCGCCTCTAAGCTCCCTGCACGGCGACGCTCTTCTCGAGCGGCGCGGCCGATCGTTGCCTGTACTACTCGATGCGGAAGACCGACTGCTGCCGACGTGACGAATATGATGCGACGGATCGGAGGAGCTACCCACTAGCTTCCCTACTGCGACTTTCCGAGAGCACGACTTTACTGATTTGCTGCTGTTGCGGAGCGCCGATGCTGGAAACGTTTCCCTTTCCTGTCCAGAGTAATAGACGACGTAGAGTGTAAAACTTCTATTTATATGTGATTGCCTTTTATTgatgtttatatatattttttaataaaaagtctGTAAATAAATTCGACGTGTTTAGTTATTTTCAATTGGTGAGGAGGATTTTAATAGACTTGTTGagtttttcataaaaaagctTTTATCCAAAAAgacttataaataaatttcacaaTGGAAACATTAAACAACTTACGATCTCGTACAAAACATTCTGTAAAAAACCTcttctttaaaaatatacacacaGTGTACAGCTCAAGATCAGCTCTAATTTGTGTTATCGTCTTCATTGTCATTGTCATTGTCATTGTCATTGTCATTGTCATTGTCATTGTCATTGTCCTGTTCGTTAAATATCTCTTGGGCATTCTCAATCTCATTATCCATTTCCTTCTCGAGTTCGTCATCGATATCGTTCTCGTTTTCGCTGGCACTCACTGCGGGACCGTCCAGGTCGTCTTCCCACTCATCCTCGTCCGACTGCATCATGTCATCCTCATCGAGGATCGACATTGCTGGAGGTTGCCTTTCCTCTGGCTTCTCTGACTTCTCCTTCTTCCTTTTATATGCTTTGCGCTTCTGTACCTTCCCGGTGGGGCCCTCCATTTTCCTCTTACGCGGTAATTTCGTCGGATCTATGGAAACGATGATTTTAGTAAACGCATAACTCTTGAAATAAAGGTACAAAGTTTACTCACGGTTTTCCGGTATGTTCATCAACTTGCGGAGTTCCATTCGCACTTGCTTGTTGATGATTTCTCTGCACATGTCGTCGAAACCGCCGGGCAGCCAACCGAGTTTTTCGTGACACGGTGTTCCAGGTGGGGGACCCGCGCACTTCTTCAACATGTCTTGAATTTCCAGCACGTGCACGTCGCAGTACTGCTCGTACAAACGcaaatattaattttctacTGCACACTTCCGTTGGATATATATTCGCGTGTTCGTTAAATACCTGATAAAACATCTGCCTAGATGGTGGAATAGTGCCTGGTTTATAGATATAAACGTTCTCGTCGATCTCTTTAACTTTCTTCTGACCTTGCAGCTCGCTCGTATTCGGCATTAAAACAATCTCCTTGGCCTTTGAACTCGGAGTATTTTTGTAAGGTAAAGTGTACTCTGAGTAATTCCTCTTACAAGTGATGCTCGAGTGCAAACCATCTGAAAAACGAACATCTCTTAGTTTTAAAGTGAGTTATCAACTTTCAAGTTTCGTAAGAACAGCACTCACGCATAGCTTTCAATCTGTAATCCAGAGTCTGATATATCCTAGCCTCTGGCTCCTTCCTCGGGTCGTAACCTAGTCTCACCCAGGTGATACGCCAAGGTCCGGTCATAAAATAGTATGCCACGGATGGCAACAGAACCTTTAATTGCTCGTTGGAAAATTTCGTGACGTACATCAGCGCAGTTTTAGACCAAATTGGACGCTCCTCGAAGACCTTACGCATCTTCTCCACGTGAGTCGATCCTAAGAACTTTACCTTCAGCGCAGTCTCGATGCCCTTTGGCGCACTCTTGGGAACAATCGGAGTGTTGAAGTTGATGAAGTTTGACAAGCCGGCCCTGCGCTTTCTCGTCTTTCCTATGACGTAGTGTGCGCCATTATTCGAGATCTCGGTCTTCGGGACGTATTGTTGCACGCTGTCCATTCGGCTGAATGCCGCTGGGGGTAAAAAGTAAGGCACGTCCTTCTTCATCCAGCTGTAGGAAGGAAGACCTACTGGGTAGATCGAGTCATAGACGCACTCGTCCTTGGTGGGATCATCCTTGTTCTTTGTGATTGGCAAATACTGGAAGTCACATAGGTCTGAAAATATTCAATGCTATCAGAATAATGTGTTGTACTTTTGCATCAGTTAGATCAATGATCATAATCAACGTACTTGTAAACCTAAACTCAGTATCTACTCTTCCTAATACTTTCAACTTTGGTAACTCGTAATCCTTATCATCTGCCAAGTTTTCGTACTTATTGCGTTCAAAAGTTGGTGATTTGTTTTTGTCATCATTGTCATTATGATTGGTTGTTGGCTCTTGTTGGTTCTCTTGCTTGGCAGAAACATTTGTAATTTGGTCTGTcaaatttttgacaatttcCTCTTCTGGGCTATTTGTACTCTTTTCGTTTTTGTCACTTTGACTAGAATCATGTCCATTTGCAACCTTGGCATTTGGCTCTTTCTCTAACTTACCATCTACTTGtgctttttctaaattttttcttctagATTTTTTAATCCTAATCCTCAATAAAAATCCTGCTGTctggtgcctat
Coding sequences within it:
- the LOC100119467 gene encoding uncharacterized protein LOC100119467, coding for MKMMLVPLLIVALAAVASAEVSQARPHSNRPGRFLSLPVPQKCANRPKAFQFKGHNYFYSGHVPAHANQKVDWLDARNICREYCMDLVSMETQEENNMIFRLIQQNDVPYIWTSGRLCDFKGCENRRDLEPKSIYGWFWSANREKLAPTNSVPAGWGFNPWSQTGHKKTRQPDNAEFDINGTTESCLSVLNNVYNDGIAWHDVACYHEKPFVCEDSDELLNYVASTNRGIRL
- the LOC100119496 gene encoding general transcription factor 3C polypeptide 5; protein product: MSDISDQSDKESYGDKDEDFNVEDYQDDIESDESFNDIVNDDNKNSEDEEQSAGGSPDKVNDEFIGTVLPGGHKFNKKLLCVRYPGNVINPDKAVETLGGITEISETVNASNRRMELRFRPDDGYCKPACGDRHQTAGFLLRIRIKKSRRKNLEKAQVDGKLEKEPNAKVANGHDSSQSDKNEKSTNSPEEEIVKNLTDQITNVSAKQENQQEPTTNHNDNDDKNKSPTFERNKYENLADDKDYELPKLKVLGRVDTEFRFTNLCDFQYLPITKNKDDPTKDECVYDSIYPVGLPSYSWMKKDVPYFLPPAAFSRMDSVQQYVPKTEISNNGAHYVIGKTRKRRAGLSNFINFNTPIVPKSAPKGIETALKVKFLGSTHVEKMRKVFEERPIWSKTALMYVTKFSNEQLKVLLPSVAYYFMTGPWRITWVRLGYDPRKEPEARIYQTLDYRLKAMHGLHSSITCKRNYSEYTLPYKNTPSSKAKEIVLMPNTSELQGQKKVKEIDENVYIYKPGTIPPSRQMFYQYCDVHVLEIQDMLKKCAGPPPGTPCHEKLGWLPGGFDDMCREIINKQVRMELRKLMNIPENHPTKLPRKRKMEGPTGKVQKRKAYKRKKEKSEKPEERQPPAMSILDEDDMMQSDEDEWEDDLDGPAVSASENENDIDDELEKEMDNEIENAQEIFNEQDNDNDNDNDNDNDNDNDNEDDNTN